A window from Purpureocillium takamizusanense chromosome 3, complete sequence encodes these proteins:
- the RPS14B gene encoding ribosomal 40S subunit protein S14B (COG:J~EggNog:ENOG503P1VU), which yields MPPKKVAAPKENISLGPSVRDGELVFGVARIFASFNDTFVHITDLSGRETITRVTGGMKVKADRDESSPYAAMLAAQDVAARCKELGINALHIKIRATGGNGTKTPGPGAQSALRALARAGMKIGRIEDVTPTPSDSTRRKGGRRGRRL from the exons ATGCCCCCCAAGAAGGTCGCTGCCCCCAAGGAGAACATCTCCTTGGGCCCCTCCGTCCGCGATG GCgagctcgtcttcggcgTTGCCCGCATCTTCGCCTCCTTCAACGATACCTTCGTCCACATCACCGATCTCAG TGGTCGCGAGACTATCACTCGTGTCACCGGTGGCATGaaggtcaaggccgaccGTGACGAGTCCTCTCCTTATGCCGCCATGTTGGCTGCCcaggacgtcgccgcccgctgcaaGGAGCTCGGCATCAACGCTCTGCACATCAAGATCCGCGCCACTGGTG GCAACGGCACCAAGACCCCCGGCCCCGGTGCTCAGtccgccctccgcgccctGGCCCGTGCCGGCATGAAGATCGGCCGCATCGAGGACGTTACCCCCACGCCCTCCGACTCTACCCGCAGAAAGGGTGGTCGCCGTGGTCGCCGTCTCTGA
- the RPL7 gene encoding 60S ribosomal protein L7 (COG:J~EggNog:ENOG503NTZQ~BUSCO:EOG09264P3R) has product MGATTVPTNEQILVPETLLKKRKSQEKARAERTAAQQKKKTANKEKRGVIFKRAEKYVTEYRDAEREKIRLARVAKKNDSAYIPAESKLIFVLRIKGINKMPPKPRKILQLLRLLQINNGVFIKVTKATTEMLKIVEPWIAYGYPNLKSVKELVYKRGYGKVNKQRVALTDNAIIEENLGKYGIVCMEDLIHEIYTVGPNFKQAANFLWPFKLSNPTGGFRTRKFKHFIEGGDLGNREEAINALIRQMN; this is encoded by the exons ATGGGTGCCAC TACCGTCCCTACCAACGAGCAGATTCTGGTCCCCGAGACCTTgctcaagaagcgcaagagCCAGGAGAAGGCTCGCGCCGAGCGCACCGCCGCtcagcagaagaagaagacg GCCAACAAGGAGAAGCGCGGCGTCATCTTCAAGCGTGCCGAGAAGTACGTCACTGAGTaccgcgatgccgagcgcgAGAAGATCCGCCTGGCCCGCGTTGCCAAGAAGAACGACTCGGCCTACATTCCCGCTGAGTCCAAGCTGATCTTCGTCCTCCGCATCAAGGG TATCAACAAGATGCCCCCCAAGCCCCGCAAGATCCTTcagctcctccgccttcTTCAGATCAACAACGGTGTCTTCATCAAGGTCACTAAGGCCACCACTGAGATGCTGAAGATCGTCGAGCCTTGGATTGCTTACGGCTACCCCAACCTGAAGTCTGTCAAGGAGCTTGTCTACAAGCGCGGTTACGGCAAAGTCAACAagcagcgcgtcgccctGACTGACAACGCCATTATTGAGGAGAACCTCGGCAAGTACGGCATCGTCTGCATGGAGGACCTCATCCACGAGATCTACACCGTCGGTCCCAACTTCAAGCAGGCCGCCAACTTCCTGTGGCCCTTCAAGCTCAGCAACCCCACTGGCGGCTTCCGCACCCGCAAGTTCAAGCACTTCATTGAGGGTGGTGACCTTGGCAACCGTGAGGAGGCCATCAACGCTCTCATCCGCCAGATGAACTAG